A window from Bacteroidota bacterium encodes these proteins:
- a CDS encoding haloacid dehalogenase type II — protein MKIKALTFDVFGTVADWRTTLIREAAALGKKRSIEANWVSFADTWRAQYEPSMHRVRTGELPWTNLDGLHHMIMEDLLEKFQISGLQEADKTYLTQVWHRLDLWPDVLAGMDALRRQFTVAALSNGNVAILTNIAKNADLRWDCILSAELARHYKPDPEVYLTAATHLGLPPEEIMMVAAHNNDLQAARAVGFKTAFVYRTTEYGPNQQQDLEPDPYCDFVAIDFIDLASQLFRQG, from the coding sequence ATGAAAATTAAAGCACTGACATTCGACGTTTTTGGTACCGTGGCTGATTGGCGAACAACGCTTATTCGGGAAGCTGCTGCACTGGGCAAAAAGCGCAGCATTGAAGCCAACTGGGTTTCTTTTGCAGACACCTGGCGCGCGCAATATGAGCCCTCGATGCATAGGGTCCGCACGGGCGAGTTGCCCTGGACCAACCTCGACGGCCTGCATCACATGATCATGGAAGACTTGCTGGAGAAATTTCAAATTTCAGGCCTGCAGGAAGCGGACAAAACCTATTTAACACAGGTGTGGCACCGACTTGACTTGTGGCCCGATGTGCTGGCCGGCATGGATGCCTTGCGCCGGCAGTTTACCGTTGCCGCATTATCAAACGGAAACGTTGCCATCCTGACCAACATTGCAAAAAATGCAGACTTGCGGTGGGATTGTATCCTTTCAGCAGAACTTGCAAGGCACTACAAGCCTGACCCCGAAGTGTATCTAACTGCAGCTACGCACCTCGGCCTTCCTCCTGAAGAAATCATGATGGTGGCGGCGCACAACAACGACCTGCAAGCTGCACGAGCGGTTGGCTTTAAAACCGCGTTTGTCTATCGGACGACCGAATACGGTCCAAATCAACAACAAGACCTGGAGCCAGATCCGTATTGTGATTTTGTAGCAATAGATTTTATCGACCTTGCAAGCCAGCTATTCAGACAAGGTTGA
- a CDS encoding MarR family transcriptional regulator: MDLTGGFAFYMDRALKRVQLSYLRQFKRKEIDLSIEQWVILQRIYELRPDASQAEITKTNYRDKAATSKVISGLEKKGLISKERFVDDQKRYKLVITEAGEALVLAVLPMVMQLRSVGHRNISEADFEVFQKVVNQIWENYNALEEL; this comes from the coding sequence ATGGACTTAACGGGCGGGTTTGCGTTCTACATGGACCGGGCGCTGAAGCGGGTACAGCTTTCGTATCTGCGGCAATTCAAAAGAAAGGAAATCGATCTCTCCATCGAGCAGTGGGTTATTTTGCAGCGCATCTACGAGCTCCGGCCAGACGCCTCACAAGCAGAAATCACAAAAACCAACTACCGCGACAAAGCAGCCACGTCCAAAGTAATCTCGGGGTTGGAGAAAAAAGGCCTGATCAGCAAAGAGCGGTTTGTAGATGATCAGAAGCGATACAAGCTGGTGATCACCGAAGCCGGCGAAGCATTGGTGCTTGCGGTACTGCCCATGGTGATGCAACTGCGCAGCGTAGGGCATCGCAACATCTCCGAGGCAGATTTTGAAGTCTTCCAAAAGGTAGTCAACCAGATCTGGGAGAATTACAATGCACTGGAAGAACTTTAG
- a CDS encoding NAD(P)H-binding protein, whose product MRKVCIVGASGKLGKYMVQHCLERGYEVVGVCRPKSVGKLDAYKDRMTIVPGATNDVQVIKKAVDGCDGVLTVLVPWGVKQYSTGTAQAILDYAATDARLIFSCGWHITKDGKDTYTWTLRALVKVFGWLAKVVRFADLDDQVEACRRVFASNTKWTVVRGSDLEEGESEGLPVWSQHVGDPILESNRTRRIDFALFMVAALEDDALVHEAPAIVSCQSASALAHSASYS is encoded by the coding sequence ATGCGAAAGGTTTGTATTGTTGGTGCATCGGGGAAACTCGGTAAGTACATGGTACAACACTGCCTGGAACGAGGATATGAGGTGGTTGGGGTGTGCCGGCCTAAAAGTGTCGGCAAGCTCGATGCCTATAAAGATCGCATGACAATTGTGCCGGGCGCCACCAATGATGTGCAGGTGATCAAGAAAGCAGTTGACGGATGTGATGGTGTCCTCACAGTGCTAGTCCCCTGGGGCGTAAAGCAGTATTCAACCGGGACGGCCCAGGCTATATTGGATTATGCCGCAACTGACGCCCGGCTGATTTTCTCGTGCGGTTGGCATATCACAAAGGATGGAAAAGACACGTATACCTGGACGTTGCGCGCGTTGGTGAAGGTTTTTGGCTGGTTGGCAAAGGTTGTGCGGTTTGCGGATCTGGACGATCAGGTAGAGGCTTGCCGGCGCGTGTTTGCAAGTAATACAAAATGGACCGTCGTCCGCGGCAGTGATCTTGAAGAAGGAGAAAGTGAAGGGCTACCGGTATGGAGCCAACACGTGGGTGATCCTATCCTCGAAAGCAATCGGACGCGCCGTATCGATTTTGCCCTTTTTATGGTCGCCGCGTTGGAAGATGATGCGCTCGTCCACGAAGCACCGGCGATTGTGAGCTGTCAGTCCGCCTCAGCGCTTGCACATAGCGCCTCATACTCGTAA
- a CDS encoding arylsulfatase yields the protein MSRLIPVFLLLLAGCAVPSDSATDNSSTAPNVVLIYADDLGYGDVSSYGATAVATPHIDRIAEQGILFTDAHAPSATCTPSRYALLTGQYAWRKAGTGIARGDAAMIIDPDQVTLPDVLKRANYTTSVVGKWHLGLGPDGGPDWNGDIKPGPLEIGFDEAFLIPATGDRVPTVYVENHRVVDLDPADPITVSFKGPIGTDPTGKANPELLKMHPSHGHDMTIVNSISRIGYMTGGNAARWVDEDMADIITARAVDFIEREHNAPFFLFFSLHDIHVPRVPHPRFVGKSGMGPRGDVILQTDWSVGQVLDALEAQGLADNTMVIFTSDNGPVIDDGYEDEAVTLLGDHNPSGPFRGGKYSAFEAGTRVPFLLSWPAEVEPARSDALVSQVDLMGSLTRLAGVQLAAGEGPDSFDATATLLGTDPDGREYLIEHNAAGTLSLIHQGWKYIEPSDARAYNQQTDIELGNDPAPQLYNLSEDIGETTNLAPTTTEKAAEMAAFLEEIKAATQTRPAL from the coding sequence TTGAGTCGCCTTATTCCTGTCTTCCTCCTGCTATTGGCAGGTTGCGCAGTGCCGTCCGACAGTGCAACTGACAATTCTTCCACAGCTCCCAATGTAGTACTCATCTATGCTGATGACCTGGGTTACGGAGACGTAAGCAGTTATGGCGCTACCGCCGTAGCCACACCGCACATCGACCGCATTGCTGAACAAGGCATCTTGTTTACGGATGCCCATGCCCCCTCAGCTACGTGCACCCCCTCGCGGTATGCCCTGCTAACCGGGCAATACGCATGGCGCAAAGCCGGCACCGGTATCGCACGCGGTGATGCAGCCATGATCATCGATCCGGATCAAGTGACCTTGCCAGATGTGCTTAAACGCGCCAACTACACCACAAGCGTCGTCGGCAAATGGCACCTCGGCCTTGGGCCAGATGGTGGGCCAGACTGGAATGGCGACATAAAACCGGGGCCCCTGGAAATTGGTTTTGACGAAGCTTTTCTGATCCCTGCAACAGGCGACCGCGTCCCAACAGTCTACGTAGAAAATCACCGTGTCGTCGACCTTGATCCAGCAGATCCAATCACCGTAAGCTTTAAGGGCCCAATTGGTACTGATCCGACTGGCAAAGCCAATCCTGAATTACTAAAAATGCACCCGAGCCACGGTCACGACATGACCATTGTAAATAGCATTAGCCGCATCGGCTACATGACGGGTGGCAACGCAGCACGCTGGGTGGATGAAGACATGGCAGACATCATCACGGCACGTGCAGTCGACTTTATCGAACGCGAACACAATGCGCCATTTTTCCTCTTCTTCTCGTTGCATGATATCCACGTCCCCCGCGTACCGCATCCCCGCTTTGTCGGCAAAAGCGGTATGGGACCGCGCGGTGACGTGATTCTACAAACCGACTGGAGCGTCGGACAGGTCCTGGATGCCCTCGAAGCGCAAGGTCTGGCTGACAATACGATGGTCATCTTTACAAGCGACAACGGTCCGGTTATCGACGATGGCTACGAAGACGAGGCTGTAACACTCCTTGGCGACCACAACCCTTCAGGTCCGTTTCGGGGTGGTAAATACAGCGCATTTGAAGCCGGCACGCGGGTCCCGTTTCTCCTCTCCTGGCCGGCAGAGGTTGAGCCGGCAAGGTCTGACGCTTTGGTTTCGCAGGTCGACCTGATGGGGTCACTGACCCGACTCGCCGGCGTGCAACTGGCAGCAGGAGAAGGCCCGGACAGCTTCGACGCCACGGCAACACTGCTCGGCACAGATCCTGACGGGCGCGAATACCTGATCGAGCACAACGCAGCAGGTACCCTTTCGCTCATTCATCAAGGTTGGAAATACATTGAACCTAGCGATGCACGCGCCTATAATCAGCAAACGGATATCGAACTGGGTAATGATCCGGCACCGCAATTGTATAACCTCTCTGAAGATATCGGAGAGACAACCAACCTCGCGCCAACCACGACAGAGAAAGCAGCAGAAATGGCTGCCTTTCTTGAAGAGATCAAAGCGGCTACACAAACGAGGCCGGCGCTCTAA
- a CDS encoding NAD-dependent succinate-semialdehyde dehydrogenase has product MTGTQNTFAVHNPATQEVLAQVPNMGQAEAASAISVALEAFDDWRGRLAGERAAILRAWRDLILEHEDMLAVLVTAEMGKPLTEARSEVRYGASFAEWFAEEAKRVYGDVIPTHRSDARIITLKQPIGVVGAITPWNFPVAMVTRKVAPALAAGCTVVLKPAEATPLSALALATLAQQAGFPAGVVQVITTDAPAAVGLELTSNPLVRKISFTGSTGVGKKLFAQSADTIKKLSLELGGNAPFIVFDDADIDAAVAGAIASKYRNSGQTCVCANRLFVQHNVYDAFVEKYTAAVKALRIGNGFEDVQIGPLINTAALEKVEHIVADALAHGAQLKAGGKRAALGGTFYQPTVLTEASMDMRCATEEIFGPVSPVFRFHSDEEVISMANATPYGLAAYFFARDIGRVWRVAEQLEYGMVGINTSAISTTVAPFGGMKESGMGREGSKYGLSEYVEMKYLCMGGL; this is encoded by the coding sequence ATGACAGGCACCCAAAACACGTTTGCAGTGCATAATCCTGCTACACAGGAAGTGCTGGCGCAAGTCCCGAATATGGGGCAAGCAGAAGCGGCCAGCGCGATTTCAGTAGCATTGGAAGCATTTGACGATTGGCGCGGACGCCTTGCCGGCGAAAGAGCCGCTATATTGCGGGCGTGGCGTGATTTGATCCTTGAACACGAAGACATGCTCGCTGTCCTGGTGACGGCTGAGATGGGGAAGCCGTTGACAGAAGCCCGGTCAGAAGTCAGGTATGGGGCGTCGTTTGCTGAATGGTTTGCTGAAGAGGCAAAACGGGTATATGGAGATGTAATTCCAACTCACCGCAGCGATGCCCGGATCATAACCCTCAAGCAGCCCATCGGCGTAGTGGGAGCCATTACGCCCTGGAATTTCCCTGTGGCGATGGTGACGCGGAAGGTAGCGCCGGCGTTGGCTGCCGGCTGCACGGTGGTGTTGAAGCCGGCTGAGGCGACGCCGCTGTCCGCACTTGCACTGGCAACACTGGCGCAGCAAGCCGGCTTTCCGGCGGGAGTGGTGCAGGTCATCACAACAGATGCGCCGGCCGCTGTTGGTCTCGAACTTACCAGCAACCCGCTGGTCCGCAAAATTTCATTCACGGGTTCTACAGGCGTCGGGAAGAAGCTGTTTGCACAAAGCGCTGATACCATAAAGAAGCTCTCCCTCGAACTTGGTGGCAATGCGCCTTTCATTGTCTTTGATGATGCGGATATAGATGCTGCCGTTGCTGGCGCCATTGCGAGTAAATACAGGAACAGCGGACAAACCTGTGTGTGCGCAAACAGACTGTTCGTTCAACACAATGTTTATGACGCATTTGTTGAAAAGTACACCGCTGCCGTTAAAGCCCTGCGCATCGGTAACGGTTTTGAAGACGTACAAATTGGCCCCCTGATCAATACAGCGGCGCTTGAAAAGGTTGAGCATATCGTAGCAGATGCTCTTGCGCATGGCGCGCAATTAAAAGCCGGCGGAAAACGGGCCGCGCTGGGTGGGACGTTCTATCAGCCCACGGTCCTTACCGAAGCCTCGATGGACATGCGCTGCGCCACAGAGGAGATTTTTGGACCCGTGTCTCCAGTCTTCAGATTCCATTCGGACGAAGAAGTGATTTCAATGGCTAACGCCACGCCTTATGGGTTAGCGGCGTACTTCTTTGCAAGGGATATCGGCCGTGTATGGCGCGTGGCTGAGCAACTGGAATATGGGATGGTCGGGATCAACACCTCGGCTATTTCTACTACAGTAGCGCCTTTTGGTGGGATGAAAGAATCTGGTATGGGGCGGGAAGGCTCGAAGTATGGGTTGAGTGAGTACGTAGAAATGAAGTACCTCTGCATGGGTGGTTTATAA
- a CDS encoding TonB-dependent receptor has product MQAQTRPDRAQRTQGKISGRVLERDTQRAVPSATVALWTASDSSLVTGTITQPDGSFVLEGLRPGKYDVHVSFVGFVKTVVSDIEISRGNLAPELAAIELEADTQMMDEVEIAADRNFVEVGIDRTTYNTKDQLVSAGGSATDVLENIPSVEVDIEGNISLRGSQNVAILINGRPAPMSGEALVSYLQGLPAEVVDKVEVIPNPSAKFEPDGMAGILNIELKKNQDLGLSGSFTANASTPDRYGASGNIGYQKGKLGLFAGYGARYGSRDSEGWRFSENRISDPISLLDQESFDSRSSLSHNANASIDYKIGRLSNLNLSTSFSTRSGDEDGLTSYFELDNLSALTERYDRSTLGDRSDVEMEYRLAFKRIVEPGKNELDIELEFEQEKEEDTGTYNQMVFDLADLSQSALSEQQSDLQKDNNQEGSLRIDYMRTFGESGKMEVGFKGDLERQDSEFFTEDLDMGTGLLIPNLNRNNTFIYDQTILASYGILGAKIGRFGLQAGVRLEQAFTTFELENTNESFDNNYFSVFPSAFAVYEFTETRSLKLAYSKRIQRPRTGGRFNMLNPFNSSEDPLFIRQGNPFLEPEYIHAFELSYTQFTDATSLTLTPYFRHTVNEISFFQRFRDDGVSVLTFENFDSSNSWGTEIIGTYKQGRKLNAYASFNVYRVVTDGSSVDTGLSNKAIGFSSRANATYTMNTGMALQFSYYYRAPMNIENGRMASRQSADLALRQKLMGDRANLSLRIRDVFNTMGFHVLREDTRSFQEIDRSFQSQSIGLSFTYNFGKKDNRRRQNSSRGGEGDFEGLEMQ; this is encoded by the coding sequence GTGCAGGCACAGACACGTCCAGATCGTGCACAACGTACACAAGGCAAAATCTCAGGCCGTGTGCTTGAGCGCGACACGCAACGCGCTGTTCCCTCAGCAACGGTTGCCCTATGGACGGCTTCAGATTCTTCCCTGGTAACTGGTACAATCACTCAACCTGATGGATCGTTTGTACTTGAGGGGCTGCGTCCGGGTAAATATGATGTGCACGTAAGTTTTGTCGGGTTTGTTAAAACTGTTGTTTCTGATATAGAGATTTCGCGTGGCAACCTCGCCCCAGAACTGGCGGCAATTGAGTTGGAAGCAGATACCCAGATGATGGATGAGGTTGAAATAGCGGCTGATCGTAATTTTGTAGAAGTCGGGATTGACCGCACCACGTACAATACCAAAGACCAGTTGGTGAGCGCCGGCGGATCAGCTACTGATGTACTCGAAAACATTCCGTCGGTAGAGGTAGACATCGAAGGCAACATCAGCCTGCGCGGCAGTCAAAACGTGGCCATTCTGATCAACGGCCGGCCTGCCCCCATGAGCGGCGAAGCCCTGGTATCTTATCTTCAAGGCCTTCCTGCTGAAGTGGTCGACAAAGTCGAAGTTATCCCAAACCCATCTGCCAAGTTCGAGCCCGACGGGATGGCCGGCATCCTGAACATTGAATTAAAAAAGAACCAGGACTTGGGCCTGAGCGGTAGCTTCACCGCCAATGCATCAACACCAGACCGGTATGGTGCGTCAGGCAACATCGGGTATCAGAAAGGAAAACTCGGCCTGTTTGCCGGGTACGGTGCACGCTATGGCTCACGGGACAGTGAAGGCTGGCGCTTCAGCGAAAACAGAATTAGCGACCCCATTAGCTTACTCGACCAGGAAAGCTTCGACTCTCGCAGCAGCCTGTCACATAATGCCAATGCCAGCATCGATTACAAAATTGGCCGGCTTTCGAATCTAAATCTGTCCACCTCGTTCAGCACGCGTTCAGGCGATGAAGACGGCCTGACGTCGTATTTTGAACTAGACAATCTGAGCGCACTCACCGAACGCTATGACCGTTCGACGCTGGGTGACCGAAGCGATGTTGAAATGGAATACCGCCTCGCCTTCAAACGCATTGTTGAGCCTGGCAAAAACGAGCTCGATATTGAGCTGGAATTTGAGCAGGAAAAAGAAGAGGATACCGGCACATACAATCAGATGGTATTTGATCTGGCGGACCTTTCTCAGTCAGCCCTATCCGAACAACAATCCGACCTGCAAAAAGACAACAACCAGGAAGGCTCCTTGCGTATCGATTACATGCGGACCTTTGGTGAATCGGGTAAAATGGAAGTTGGCTTCAAAGGTGACCTGGAGCGGCAGGACAGCGAGTTCTTTACGGAAGATCTCGACATGGGCACCGGCCTCCTTATTCCGAATCTAAATAGGAATAACACGTTTATCTATGACCAGACCATCCTGGCCAGTTACGGGATTTTAGGCGCTAAAATTGGCCGTTTTGGATTACAGGCCGGCGTACGCCTTGAGCAAGCATTCACCACGTTTGAGCTTGAAAACACCAATGAGTCGTTTGACAACAACTACTTCAGCGTATTTCCAAGTGCATTTGCGGTCTACGAATTCACGGAGACCCGCAGCCTAAAACTGGCGTACAGCAAACGCATCCAGCGCCCGAGAACTGGCGGCCGCTTCAACATGCTGAATCCATTTAATTCAAGTGAAGACCCACTCTTTATCCGCCAGGGGAATCCGTTCCTCGAGCCTGAGTACATCCACGCTTTTGAACTCAGTTACACACAGTTTACCGACGCCACTTCGCTTACGTTGACCCCTTATTTCCGGCACACAGTAAACGAAATCAGCTTTTTCCAGCGCTTTCGAGACGACGGGGTTTCGGTCTTGACTTTCGAGAACTTCGATTCCAGTAATTCTTGGGGTACCGAGATCATTGGTACCTACAAACAAGGCCGCAAGCTGAATGCGTATGCGAGTTTTAATGTCTACCGCGTGGTTACAGATGGCAGCAGCGTGGATACGGGCCTCTCCAACAAAGCGATAGGATTCTCATCTCGGGCCAACGCAACCTATACAATGAATACAGGCATGGCGCTGCAGTTCTCGTATTACTACCGCGCGCCAATGAACATCGAAAACGGCCGCATGGCCTCACGCCAGAGTGCAGACCTTGCGCTGCGTCAGAAGCTCATGGGAGACAGAGCCAACCTGAGTTTGCGGATCCGTGATGTCTTTAACACGATGGGCTTCCACGTTTTGCGTGAAGATACACGTTCGTTCCAGGAAATTGACCGCTCATTCCAGTCTCAGAGCATTGGCCTCTCCTTCACCTACAACTTCGGCAAAAAAGACAACCGCCGGCGTCAGAATTCTTCTCGCGGTGGAGAGGGTGATTTTGAAGGTCTCGAAATGCAATGA
- the hppD gene encoding 4-hydroxyphenylpyruvate dioxygenase, whose translation MTNTTAELPQVFEGAQDFMPINGTDYLELYVSNALQAAHYYQTAFGFQPLAYSGLKTGARDRESYVVVQDKIRLVLTSPLNSNTAIGKHIDKHGDGVKVTALWVDDATYAYEEAVKRGATSFMAPVTEEDAHGKVVRSGIHTYGEVVHIFVERKDYRGIFLPGYEKWEPSFRAETVGLKYVDHMVGNVELGDMNKWVDFYANVMGFTQIMSFDDKDISTDYTALMSKVMSNGNGKIKFPINEPAAGLKKSQVDEYLEFYEGAGVQHIAVATDNIIETVRDMQARGVEFLRVPTTYYDVLLDRVGEIDEDLQPLSDLGILVDRDDDGYLLQIFTKPVNPRPTLFFEIIQRKGARSFGKGNFKALFEAIEREQEQRGTL comes from the coding sequence ATGACAAATACAACTGCTGAACTTCCCCAGGTTTTTGAAGGTGCCCAGGACTTTATGCCGATCAACGGCACAGATTACCTGGAACTGTATGTGAGCAATGCCCTGCAAGCCGCCCACTATTATCAGACGGCTTTTGGTTTTCAACCGCTGGCCTACTCTGGCCTGAAAACTGGTGCCAGAGACCGCGAATCGTATGTTGTGGTGCAGGACAAAATCCGCCTTGTGCTGACGTCGCCACTTAACAGCAACACGGCTATTGGCAAGCACATCGACAAACACGGTGATGGCGTAAAAGTAACGGCGCTATGGGTAGATGACGCCACTTATGCGTACGAAGAAGCGGTAAAGCGCGGCGCTACTTCTTTTATGGCACCGGTTACCGAAGAAGATGCACACGGGAAAGTTGTACGGTCGGGTATTCACACCTATGGTGAAGTGGTGCACATTTTTGTGGAGCGCAAAGACTACCGCGGTATTTTCCTGCCTGGCTATGAGAAGTGGGAGCCCTCATTCCGTGCTGAAACTGTTGGTCTGAAGTATGTTGACCATATGGTGGGTAACGTTGAGCTTGGAGATATGAACAAGTGGGTCGACTTTTATGCCAACGTGATGGGTTTCACGCAGATCATGTCGTTTGACGACAAGGACATTTCTACCGACTACACGGCGCTGATGAGCAAAGTGATGTCGAACGGCAACGGTAAAATCAAATTCCCGATCAACGAGCCGGCCGCCGGCCTCAAAAAATCTCAGGTTGACGAATACCTCGAGTTTTACGAAGGTGCTGGTGTGCAGCATATCGCCGTGGCGACAGATAACATCATCGAGACTGTGCGTGACATGCAGGCGCGTGGCGTTGAATTTTTGCGTGTTCCAACCACCTACTACGATGTGTTGTTAGATCGTGTTGGTGAGATTGATGAAGATCTCCAGCCGCTCAGCGATTTGGGTATTCTTGTAGATCGCGATGACGATGGATATCTGCTGCAGATCTTTACCAAACCGGTCAACCCGCGCCCAACGCTCTTTTTTGAAATTATCCAGCGCAAAGGCGCCCGCTCTTTTGGCAAAGGGAATTTCAAGGCGCTCTTTGAGGCCATCGAAAGAGAACAGGAACAGCGCGGTACATTGTAA
- a CDS encoding SDR family oxidoreductase, producing the protein MLFLGGVHEIMWGIAEAFAAAGATLILTYKAGEDAPRIPATLSDATLLPVTLNNPEQLQQTLSAHAFDTAIVSPGWFKHAAFMAGEATDVYQDIDAAFDVNFADSTFAAQAAAKHMAANQQAGSIIFLSSVVGKIPMVKTNLTGASLAAIDVVARMAAVDLAPHGIRVNIVSAGWILGDWAAPVLTDKQTMYTTADIPLSKAGRPADVGHACCFLASPMASYITGSVLTVDGGFSLTKSAAASPYAHG; encoded by the coding sequence GTGTTATTTCTGGGCGGGGTACATGAAATCATGTGGGGCATTGCTGAAGCTTTTGCAGCAGCCGGCGCCACCCTCATCCTTACCTACAAAGCTGGTGAAGATGCACCCCGGATACCTGCGACGCTTTCGGATGCAACGCTGTTGCCCGTAACATTAAACAATCCCGAGCAGCTCCAGCAAACCTTATCAGCACACGCGTTTGATACGGCCATCGTCAGTCCTGGCTGGTTTAAACACGCAGCGTTTATGGCAGGAGAAGCTACTGATGTCTACCAGGACATAGACGCCGCGTTTGACGTCAACTTTGCTGACAGCACGTTTGCAGCACAGGCTGCAGCGAAACACATGGCGGCAAATCAGCAGGCAGGTAGCATCATATTCCTGTCTTCTGTGGTGGGCAAAATACCGATGGTAAAAACCAACCTGACGGGCGCGTCCCTCGCGGCTATCGATGTAGTGGCACGGATGGCTGCTGTAGACCTTGCGCCACACGGTATCCGCGTGAACATTGTATCTGCCGGCTGGATTTTGGGCGACTGGGCCGCGCCTGTACTCACGGACAAGCAAACCATGTATACCACAGCAGACATCCCCCTCAGCAAAGCCGGCCGGCCGGCTGACGTGGGCCACGCCTGTTGCTTCCTGGCCTCCCCCATGGCTTCTTATATAACCGGTAGTGTGCTTACTGTTGATGGTGGGTTTTCGCTTACCAAATCAGCTGCAGCCTCTCCTTACGCCCATGGCTAA
- a CDS encoding SDR family oxidoreductase — protein sequence MHLKDKVALVTGAAGDRSIGWGIAQALAAAGATVALNDLPTREAELKARVQTLQDRQQSAFTAAADITDPDEVHRMMEEITATAGRLDVACSNAGMIRWQHFLEITPNILSKQVALNVKGSMYVCRAAAKQMIAQGEGGQIIVTSSIQTYLHFPITPVYGGTKHAQHIFVGALALELAPHNITVNHIGPGWVQTAMNDTSPELQTAEAIENQKAAIPMHRAGTTNEMADAALYFTKPEAAYTTGAFIAVDGGLGIGKYTA from the coding sequence ATGCATTTAAAAGATAAAGTTGCGCTTGTGACGGGTGCTGCCGGCGACCGCAGCATTGGCTGGGGCATCGCACAGGCTTTGGCGGCAGCCGGAGCTACGGTAGCACTGAATGACCTGCCAACGCGAGAAGCAGAGCTGAAAGCGCGCGTCCAAACCCTGCAAGACCGGCAACAATCCGCTTTCACGGCAGCCGCTGACATCACGGATCCTGATGAAGTGCATCGCATGATGGAGGAGATCACCGCAACGGCGGGCAGACTGGACGTAGCATGCAGCAATGCCGGCATGATTCGCTGGCAGCATTTTCTTGAGATCACCCCCAACATCCTCAGCAAGCAGGTTGCCCTCAACGTAAAAGGCAGCATGTATGTATGCCGAGCAGCAGCCAAACAAATGATAGCGCAGGGTGAAGGCGGGCAAATTATTGTCACGTCCTCGATTCAAACCTATCTCCACTTCCCCATCACACCCGTGTACGGCGGCACCAAGCATGCGCAGCACATTTTTGTTGGCGCGCTTGCACTTGAGCTTGCGCCGCACAACATCACCGTAAATCACATTGGGCCTGGCTGGGTGCAAACGGCGATGAATGATACCTCGCCCGAGTTGCAAACTGCAGAAGCCATCGAAAACCAAAAAGCAGCCATTCCGATGCACCGCGCCGGCACCACAAACGAAATGGCGGATGCCGCGCTCTACTTTACCAAACCAGAGGCCGCGTATACCACAGGCGCATTTATTGCAGTAGATGGGGGGCTTGGCATTGGCAAATACACCGCATAA